One region of Oryza sativa Japonica Group chromosome 10, ASM3414082v1 genomic DNA includes:
- the LOC4347941 gene encoding serine carboxypeptidase-like 15 isoform X1, protein MHLCTEAAVTRRRLLLLLLLLVTCSCLSARERSNSSSSSSRRVVRHLPGFDGALPFELETGYVEVDRIAGVRLFYYFIRSESSPADDPLLLWLTGGPGCSAFSGLVYEVGPLTFDVHGHGHGQLPRLLYKPESWTKRTNVIFLDSPVGTGFSYADTDAGFRTGDTIAVHHILVFLNNWFQEVHPDFLSNPLYIAGDSYSGMIVPAVTFGIATSSPKPSLNLKGYLLGNPVTDHNFDAPSKIPFAHGMGLISDQLYQAYKKSCSVKHNTQQQSVQCTNTLDAIDECVKDIYGNHILEPYCTFASPHNPRIDKPFTSGVRQILQLQDFHLSEISSECRTAEYTMSRIWANNDTVREALGIHQGTVPSWQRCNYDILYTYDIKSSVRYHLDLTTRGYRSLIYSGDHDMIIPFIGTQAWIRSLNFSVVDEWRPWFVDGQVAGYIRSYSNNLTFATVKGGGHTAPEYMPKQCLAMLARWVSGNPL, encoded by the exons ATGCATCTATGTACGGAGGCGGCGGTaacacggcggcggctgctgctgcttcttcttctcctggTCACCTGCAGCTGCCTGTCTGCGAGAGAGAGAAgcaatagcagcagcagcagcagcaggagagtGGTGAGGCATCTCCCGGGGTTCGATGGGGCGCTCCCCTTCGAGCTGGAGACCGGGTACGTGGAGGTGGACCGCATCGCCGGCGTGCGCCTCTTCTACTACTTCATCCGCTCGGAGAGCAGCCCGGCCGACGATCCCCTCTTGCTCTGGCTCACCGGCGGGCCAGGCTGCTCGGCCTTCTCCGGCCTCGTCTACGAGGTCGGACCCCTCACCTTCGATGTCCATGGCCATGGACATGGACAACTGCCAAGGCTCTTGTACAAGCCGGAGTCGTGGACCAAACGTACCAACGTCATCTTCCTCGACTCCCCTGTCGGAACTGGCTTTTCCTACGCTGACACCGACGCCGGATTCCGCACCGGCGATACCATTGCTGTCCACCACATTCTCGTCTTCCTCAACAACTGGTTTCAGGAGGTGCACCCCGATTTCCTCTCCAATCCTCTATACATCGCCGGCGACTCCTACTCTGGGATGATTGTGCCGGCTGTCACCTTCGGAATCGCCACTTCATCACCCAAACCATCTCTCAATCTCAAG GGCTACCTTTTGGGCAATCCAGTCACTGATCACAACTTCGATGCTCCATCCAAAATTCCATTTGCCCATGGGATGGGTCTCATATCTGACCAACTGTATCAG GCATACAAGAAGAGCTGCAGTGTCAAGCACAACACCCAGCAGCAAAGCGTTCAGTGCACAAATACTCTTGATGCCATAGATGAG TGTGTCAAGGACATATACGGAAATCACATTCTGGAGCCTTACTGCACTTTTGCAAGCCCGCATAATCCGCGCATCGATAAGCCATTCACTTCAGGGGTACGGCAGATACTCCAACTCCAAGACTTTCACTTGTCTGAGATTTCTTCAGAATGCAGA ACGGCAGAATATACAATGTCCAGAATATGGGCCAACAATGATACAGTAAGAGAGGCCCTTGGAATTCACCAG GGAACAGTTCCTTCGTGGCAAAGATGCAACTACGACATTCTGTACACTTATGACATCAAAAGTTCAGTAAGATACCATCTGGATTTGACAACTAGAGGCTACAGAAGCCTAATTTACAGTGGTGATCATGACATGATTATCCCTTTCATCGGCACGCAAGCCTGGATTAGATCTCTGAATTTCTCTGTCGTGGATGAGTGGAGACCATGGTTTGTGGATGGACAAGTTGCAGG ATATATAAGGTCATACTCCAATAACCTCACATTCGCAACTGTCAAG GGTGGTGGACATACTGCTCCAGAATACATGCCAAAGCAATGCCTTGCTATGCTTGCAAGGTGGGTTTCTGGCAATCCTCTTTGA
- the LOC4347941 gene encoding serine carboxypeptidase-like 15 isoform X2 translates to MHLCTEAAVTRRRLLLLLLLLVTCSCLSARERSNSSSSSSRRVVRHLPGFDGALPFELETGYVEVDRIAGVRLFYYFIRSESSPADDPLLLWLTGGPGCSAFSGLVYEVGPLTFDVHGHGHGQLPRLLYKPESWTKRTNVIFLDSPVGTGFSYADTDAGFRTGDTIAVHHILVFLNNWFQEVHPDFLSNPLYIAGDSYSGMIVPAVTFGIATSSPKPSLNLKGYLLGNPVTDHNFDAPSKIPFAHGMGLISDQLYQAYKKSCSVKHNTQQQSVQCTNTLDAIDECVKDIYGNHILEPYCTFASPHNPRIDKPFTSGTAEYTMSRIWANNDTVREALGIHQGTVPSWQRCNYDILYTYDIKSSVRYHLDLTTRGYRSLIYSGDHDMIIPFIGTQAWIRSLNFSVVDEWRPWFVDGQVAGYIRSYSNNLTFATVKGGGHTAPEYMPKQCLAMLARWVSGNPL, encoded by the exons ATGCATCTATGTACGGAGGCGGCGGTaacacggcggcggctgctgctgcttcttcttctcctggTCACCTGCAGCTGCCTGTCTGCGAGAGAGAGAAgcaatagcagcagcagcagcagcaggagagtGGTGAGGCATCTCCCGGGGTTCGATGGGGCGCTCCCCTTCGAGCTGGAGACCGGGTACGTGGAGGTGGACCGCATCGCCGGCGTGCGCCTCTTCTACTACTTCATCCGCTCGGAGAGCAGCCCGGCCGACGATCCCCTCTTGCTCTGGCTCACCGGCGGGCCAGGCTGCTCGGCCTTCTCCGGCCTCGTCTACGAGGTCGGACCCCTCACCTTCGATGTCCATGGCCATGGACATGGACAACTGCCAAGGCTCTTGTACAAGCCGGAGTCGTGGACCAAACGTACCAACGTCATCTTCCTCGACTCCCCTGTCGGAACTGGCTTTTCCTACGCTGACACCGACGCCGGATTCCGCACCGGCGATACCATTGCTGTCCACCACATTCTCGTCTTCCTCAACAACTGGTTTCAGGAGGTGCACCCCGATTTCCTCTCCAATCCTCTATACATCGCCGGCGACTCCTACTCTGGGATGATTGTGCCGGCTGTCACCTTCGGAATCGCCACTTCATCACCCAAACCATCTCTCAATCTCAAG GGCTACCTTTTGGGCAATCCAGTCACTGATCACAACTTCGATGCTCCATCCAAAATTCCATTTGCCCATGGGATGGGTCTCATATCTGACCAACTGTATCAG GCATACAAGAAGAGCTGCAGTGTCAAGCACAACACCCAGCAGCAAAGCGTTCAGTGCACAAATACTCTTGATGCCATAGATGAG TGTGTCAAGGACATATACGGAAATCACATTCTGGAGCCTTACTGCACTTTTGCAAGCCCGCATAATCCGCGCATCGATAAGCCATTCACTTCAGGG ACGGCAGAATATACAATGTCCAGAATATGGGCCAACAATGATACAGTAAGAGAGGCCCTTGGAATTCACCAG GGAACAGTTCCTTCGTGGCAAAGATGCAACTACGACATTCTGTACACTTATGACATCAAAAGTTCAGTAAGATACCATCTGGATTTGACAACTAGAGGCTACAGAAGCCTAATTTACAGTGGTGATCATGACATGATTATCCCTTTCATCGGCACGCAAGCCTGGATTAGATCTCTGAATTTCTCTGTCGTGGATGAGTGGAGACCATGGTTTGTGGATGGACAAGTTGCAGG ATATATAAGGTCATACTCCAATAACCTCACATTCGCAACTGTCAAG GGTGGTGGACATACTGCTCCAGAATACATGCCAAAGCAATGCCTTGCTATGCTTGCAAGGTGGGTTTCTGGCAATCCTCTTTGA